A part of Nocardioides sp. WS12 genomic DNA contains:
- a CDS encoding acyl-CoA synthetase, translating to MALNIADLFEHAVDVVPQKPAVQVGDRVISFAELEAESNKLAHYLQAQGIGQGDHVGLYAKNSIEHVVALIAILKVRAVAINVNFRYVAGELEYLFDNADLVGLVHDRVYAPLVAEVAPKFDKLQTIVVVPNPLEPGDTSEVSSYGGVLVEEAVAGQSDARDFGERSADDIHIIYTGGTTGFPKGVMWRHEDFWRVLGGGIDFMTAEPLEEYDQSQKALQDSLVTLPLSPLMHGGAQASLLMHLFAGQVTILEPKFDPIRTWELVDQHGVQLMFMTGDAMAVPLIDAFEAGDYSGQTLFAIASSAAIFSKSVKERWMKHFPNAVFTDSIGSSETGFQGTGLQDASALSTDGPVVSIPPTTVILGDDNQILDPVTDVGKVGRTARSGNVPVGYYKDPEKSAKTFIEIDGVRYSIPGDNARIEEGNRITLLGRGSNCINTGGEKVYPEEVEQAIKAHPGVYDVLVVGLPDDKYGQTVAAVVEPRAGATVELEELRTFLRSHLSGYKLPRVLTLVAEVPRNATGKAQYPRAKELALESRTEEVSV from the coding sequence TCGTCCCTCAGAAGCCCGCCGTACAGGTGGGCGATCGCGTCATCTCCTTCGCCGAGCTGGAAGCCGAGTCCAACAAGCTCGCGCACTACCTGCAGGCCCAGGGCATCGGGCAGGGCGACCACGTCGGCCTCTATGCCAAGAACAGCATCGAGCACGTGGTCGCCCTGATCGCGATCCTCAAGGTGCGGGCCGTGGCGATCAACGTGAACTTCCGGTACGTCGCCGGCGAGCTCGAGTACCTCTTCGACAACGCGGACCTCGTCGGTCTCGTCCACGACCGGGTCTACGCGCCGCTGGTCGCCGAGGTGGCTCCGAAGTTCGACAAGCTGCAGACGATCGTCGTCGTACCGAACCCGCTGGAGCCGGGTGACACGAGCGAGGTGTCGTCGTACGGCGGCGTCCTGGTCGAAGAGGCAGTTGCCGGCCAGTCCGACGCTCGTGACTTCGGCGAGCGCAGCGCCGACGACATCCACATCATCTACACCGGCGGCACGACCGGCTTCCCCAAGGGCGTCATGTGGCGCCACGAGGACTTCTGGCGCGTGCTCGGTGGTGGTATCGACTTCATGACGGCCGAGCCGCTCGAGGAGTACGACCAGTCCCAGAAGGCGCTGCAGGACAGCCTGGTCACCCTGCCGCTGAGCCCGCTGATGCACGGCGGCGCGCAGGCGTCGCTCCTGATGCACCTCTTCGCCGGTCAGGTGACCATCCTCGAGCCGAAGTTCGATCCGATCCGCACCTGGGAGCTGGTCGACCAGCACGGCGTGCAGTTGATGTTCATGACCGGCGACGCCATGGCGGTGCCACTGATCGACGCCTTCGAAGCCGGCGACTACTCCGGCCAGACGCTCTTCGCGATCGCGTCCAGCGCAGCGATCTTCTCCAAGTCGGTGAAGGAGCGCTGGATGAAGCACTTCCCGAACGCGGTCTTCACCGACTCCATCGGCTCCTCGGAGACCGGTTTCCAGGGCACGGGACTGCAGGACGCCAGCGCCCTGTCCACTGACGGACCGGTCGTCTCGATTCCTCCGACCACGGTGATCCTCGGCGACGACAACCAGATCCTCGACCCCGTGACCGACGTCGGCAAGGTGGGCCGGACGGCTCGTTCGGGCAACGTGCCCGTCGGTTACTACAAGGACCCCGAGAAGTCGGCCAAGACGTTCATCGAGATCGATGGTGTCCGCTACTCCATCCCCGGCGACAACGCCCGGATCGAGGAGGGCAACCGGATCACGCTGCTCGGCCGCGGCTCGAACTGCATCAACACCGGCGGCGAGAAGGTCTACCCCGAAGAGGTCGAGCAGGCGATCAAGGCACACCCCGGCGTGTACGACGTCCTGGTGGTCGGTCTCCCCGACGACAAGTACGGCCAGACCGTGGCTGCTGTCGTCGAGCCCCGCGCCGGAGCGACCGTCGAACTGGAGGAGCTGCGGACCTTCCTGCGCTCGCACCTGTCCGGCTACAAGCTGCCGCGTGTGCTGACCCTTGTCGCGGAGGTCCCGCGCAACGCCACCGGCAAGGCCCAATACCCACGCGCCAAGGAATTGGCGCTCGAGAGCCGCACCGAGGAGGTGTCGGTCTGA